The Diceros bicornis minor isolate mBicDic1 chromosome 22, mDicBic1.mat.cur, whole genome shotgun sequence DNA segment AGCCCAGAGTCAAATGTGGAAGCAGACTTAACTGCCACTTACTGATGGGACCAATTATAAAGATTTGGTGGCCAATTATAAAGATTTTAATCTCTCACAAATGGATTAAACAaaattccatctgtaaaatgcctATGCATGTATCTGGCCCAAagcaaattatttcaaaacattaattgttgctgttgttattattagccTTTTTCTTCTgaataaaaattacttttcctGGGTAAGGAAGCAGGTGGGTTTGTCTTTAGATCAACCAAAAGTTGATCAAAATAggtaagacaaaaaaattaaacaatccaTATAGGATTCTTTGAACTAGTATTAAATGCCTGAACATACATGTCATGTAAGAATTTGAGGtgtttcagagaaaatatttggttGAAACATGATTAATTGGGCAGACCTAgagtaaagagaaaacaaaaataaaagtggtATAGAATTTAAAAAGTGCCCCACTTACAAAGTTCTGAAGATTTGAAAGTTTTACTCCTCCCTTTGTATTTTATCTGATTTGTGATCTTTCATTTCATCTCTCTTATATTGCTTTTTTAGGAATTAGAGAATAAAATCACAGCACAACGCTCCTCAAGAGAGACACTGAGCCAACTAAAGATAGTATGGCGGCAGAGTCTCCCAGATGTTCGGTATGTACTTACAATTCTGTAATACTGTACACAGGAAACTTTACATTCGAGAATTGTAAAAATTCAAACTATTGAATACCTGGTGATATACCCGGGGGCCCAGAAGGAACACAAACATTTTGCTTCAGTGCCTTACTCTTTTGTCACAGCAAAATGCAGCTCTCCCATGGGCAGGTGAGCACGAgtgctaaactgttttcctgataaCCGTAATATGTGTGAACAAGCCATTCGCCAACATTAGCCCACTTCCTATTTGTTGATCTTGCAGTAGAACCGCCTAGGATTGAAGGGAATCTGCACTGGGCTAAGAGACCCAAGTTTGGGCTCTCACTTTGGCCCCTTTTTCCATCCAATTTAATGGCCGAAGAAGCCTCTTAGCAATAATGGGATTAGTAGGCAGGATgctctagaaaataaaattttattccttCAGTACAGGACTTTAGATAGAGAAGGGTACTCAGAAACGTTTGTTATCTTTTCTGCCAACACCTATTCCCAATCGCTTCACAAATGTAACTATTTGCATTGGTAAAATATTCCAGTGAATAAGGACTATAATTGCAGCTTCTTTTGCACTGCATTCCTGAACATTCCGAACCCTTTGGACACTAGGATGAAGCTTTGATATCTAGATTGTCTGGCTCCCTTTCTTCCTTAAAAGAAATGTAGCCTTACTCAAAACAAAGGTCCCAACCCCccacagctctctctctccatggtCACTCACAGAATTTTAGAGTTGGAAAGATCTTAAAGACTTCAGAGTGAGTCTAAAGGGCTCACTTTATAACGGAAGGTTTAAATGATGTGTCTAAATAATATCTCTTTTTGGGAAGGAATCTGAGATTTGACCCTCTGCTCTCTGTTTCACATTGCCACTATTGACTGGGTTTAGTTAGGCAAAGATATCTGCCAAAATTAGATGCTTCTGTTTTCAAGGTTATTCATTATGCTATTTGTTCTAGGGTTTGTGCATCTGCCAGATGATTACATTTTCATCAATCTCATGACTTCCCACTTTTTTTCCCACAGCTGCCAGAATTGTATGCACTTCTAAAGAATTTTAATAAGGAGAGCAAGAAATCAAATCTCCTAAAAATTCACGGTATTTCACCTAGGGAAGCACAGAAAATACTTAGTCAAAACCTGAATGCCATGTCGTTCCCCAGCGGAACTGATGTGAGAGGAGAAGCCCCCCAACCTGCTTGCCTCTGCGAGGTGGTGAGAAGAGAAGCGGAGCAGCCTGGGTCTGTGACTGAGCTCCTGCACCGCGGCCTGCAGACCAGCTCCCTCTCCCCGCTGGAGCGGCCCACCAGACCCCAGCTCAGGCTCTCCCGCGGTGGGATCCCTCCTCCCGCGCACGCTTTTCCTCATGAGATTCTCATCCGTCACTCCAGCTCCTCGCTGCTCACCATACGGAAGAAGAGTCAGAGCAGCAAGATATTATGCAGGTTGGGCATTTCCCAAGTCACGCCACAAAGGTTTATCTTTGAAGATAGAGTTTCTAAATACTTATTAGCTGATTCAGGTAATCTACACAGATGAGGCCATGTGGGAAAAAATATGTGGAAATCTTACTGGAAAATTTACCTAGATTTCTAGAGCCAAAATAGTCAAATATTGACCAAGGGGAATCTTGCAGTTCTGGGATTCGTGGCTGAAGCACTTTCTGACTACAGTGCCTTGAGAACTAGAGAACAGAGAACCAAACATTCCAGGGTCTCATCTCAGATCCATTCCTGAAAAGGTATATTATTTAGACATGGCACTTAAACTTACCTTTATAAAATGAGCCAGTTAAACTTGGACTCTCAAGCACTAGtaactatttttttctcatttcatgaaGTTAGTCAAGTATTTACTGAATAATGGCTTATCTTTCTTACATGTCTTGGCTTTACTTCAATTGAGggtttttttagaatttttttcatgaCCCGTACCCTTTCCTTATTGTTACATCTCTACAAATGACAGGAGGAAATTCccttcatttctgattctttAATAGGGAGATACACATAAAAGGCCAAAGACCATACAGAGAaagtcaaaaatatataaatgatgcTAATGAGAAGGGAGTGTCTTATTCTTAAAATCTcaattttccttttgtattttgaaGGAAGTAATATTTGGTCATTCTCTGTAGCTATAAAAAAATAGATTAGGGGGCCAActaggtggcatagtggttgggttcatgcggtccacttcagtggccctgggtttgtgggttccgatcctgggtgcggacctacacaccattcatcaagctatgctgtggcaggcgtcccacatacaaaatagaggaagatgggcacagatgttagctcagggacaatcttctttaccaaaaaaaaaaaaaaagtttagaggccagcccccagggagtagtgattaagtttgcactctctctgctttggcggcccgggtcatgggttcggatcctgggcacagacctacaccagtcgacagccatgctgtggcagtgacccacatgcaaaaaataaaggaaagattggcacagatgttagctcatccattagggtgaatcttcctcaagcaaaaaaaaaaaaagtagattaaaACAATGCTATAAAATATTTGAGCCCCTCTGAAGTAGGTTTTTGACTCAAGACCATTTGCACAGCAAATATTTTGACAccaacatttttatattaaaagtagTGGTAGAGGAAGTTGGCCCCAtcgtgcagtggttaagttcgcgtgctccacttcagcagcccagggttcacaggttcggatcccgggcatggacatacacactgctcatcaagccatgctgtggctgcatcccacatacaaaatagaggaagactggcacagatgttagctcaggaccaatcttcctcacacacacacacacacacacacacacacacacacacacaaaagttgtGGGAGAGACAGAAGGAACAAATTTAAAGGAATAGATTGATTACTGTGATCATATTTGGTTCAAGATGCTGGAAGAATCTTTGCTGTAACTCCCTACATTGATGTCTTGACAAAGCCTAATGCAGGTTTCAAATTCCTTTGATAGAGTCCTACTTGACGTGTTTTGAAGCCCAGGCAGGAGTAGAAATTAGGGCAATTGTAGGAATGGCCTAGATAATCCACAAATGTACACAGGTAAAGTCTGAGACCAGGGAGGAAAAAGCATAGAAAGTGTCGAGAATCAACACGAAGAACTGGCAAAAAGCCAGTGGTATGTGGATTTTGTGTGTGGCTTTTGAAGAAGTGCTGAAGGCTTTGGATGTTTGATGGGTCTTGAACATTTATGGCTTTGCCCAACCACAAGGCCCAAATTTTCCTTTCGTCTTAATGCATGGATTGCCTACTGTCTGGCCAACCCCCTCTCACATGCCCTCCCAGACTCTGTGTTGAAgtctcttctctgcctccatgACCTCATTTCATAAGATCCTGGAGGTAGAATTTCTGGGACATGTCCCGTCTATTCAAGGAATAAGCATAAAACCAGGTAGGCACCCATATGAGGAATATCCAGTAATTCCTTAGGTTTAATTGGTATTGCAACATTTCATCTTTTACTGTCATATATTGCCCAGTATGACTATCATTTATAGTAATGCTAGTGGGTCCCTAAAGTATTCTCAGTCCAGAGGAACTTTAGGACTCCTGGTATACCAAAGAGTATTAGAGAACATATCCTTACTAGCACCAAGCACTGCGGAAGGAAAAGGGAGTGGGTTCTGCCATTTTGTTCTTCTCCTGTCATATAAGCTTCTCTTGCTTAGGTAAAATCCTGTAGGACCATGTGGTTAGGAATGTGTTTGACCAAAAATAACAGAGAAACCAAATAAGggttatttttctcatataattAGAAGTCTGGAGGTAGGCAGACAAGGGCTAGAGCAGTGCTTTTTGATGTCATCGAGGACCCAGGCTCCACCACCTTTTTGTATGTGGCCTTTGTCTTCATGCACAAAAGTTGTTTCCTTCACCTCCAGGTACTATGGCCACATTCCAGGCAGGAAAAGGGGGCAGGACAAAGGGTCACATTGGCCAGTTCTGTCCTCTTTAATAGGGAAGCAAAGATTCCTCAGAACACACCTCCTCAGGTGACTTCTCCCTACATCTTGTTGACCAGAATTGTGTCCAATAACCACCCCTTACTGTAAGGAAGGCTGGTGACTAGAGATCTTAGCTTTCCACCCTCTATGgtagaggaaggcagaagaggattGTAATGGGTACAGAGTAGGCCAACCGATAGTGCTGCCACAGATCACAAGATACAGCTCTTTAGTAACCAGACATCAACTCCTTGGCCTTCTCTTGCCAAAtatccctttccttccttctatcaCCAGTTCTTGCTATGCCAGGTCTGCCAAGATCTTGTCAGACTCCCTGAATCTTGGCAGCAACCCTAGGGATAGGCTGTTTAACACAATGGCCTGAT contains these protein-coding regions:
- the C22H9orf153 gene encoding uncharacterized protein C9orf153 homolog, whose product is MAAESPRCSLPELYALLKNFNKESKKSNLLKIHGISPREAQKILSQNLNAMSFPSGTDVRGEAPQPVFRKTILGSTGSGMEIL